The DNA region TTTACCATCGCTCTTGCCGGCGGTGGCACCCCTAAGCCGCTGTATGAAGCGATTGCCGCTCAACCGCTGCCTTGGGAAAAAATTCATGTTTTTTGGGGTGATGAGCGCTATGTCCCGCCCGATGACTCGGATAGCAATCAGCGGATGGCTAGATTAGCTTGGCTGGATAAAGTGCCCATTCCAGCCGGCAATATCCACCCCATCCCCACCGGCGCTGCTGACCCCGCTGCCGACGCTCAAAAGCATGACGCCGAGTTGCAGGAGTTTTTTGGGGTGCCGACGGGTGGATTTGCTAGCTTCGATTTAATTCTGTTGGGGATCGGGGATGATGCCCACACGGCATCTCTGTTTCCGCACACAGATGCTTTGCAAGTGCGCGACCGCATGGTTACAGTAGGAAACAAAGACGGTCAACCTCGAATTACTTTCACCGTGCCCCTGATTAACCACGCCCGGTGCGTCATGTTTCTGATCACGGGTGCTGGCAAACAACCGGCTCTGGCTCAAATTTTTGCTTCCACAGCCGACGACATGACCTATCCAGCTCGACTGATTCAGCCGACTGGTGAGCTTTGGTGGCTGCTTGATGAGCCGGCAGGGCGAGAATTAAAACAAGAATATTAAAATCAGCCCACGAATGTGGTGCTGTGGCTCAAAACTCCTCTAGGATAATCTCGATGGGAGAAAAAAATGCGATGATTGTCTGCCCAAATTGCAACCACCAAAACCCCGATGGAGCGAATCAGTGTGAGGCTTGCTACACACCCTTACCTGCCATGAGTAGTTGCCCGAACTGTGGGTCATCCGTTCAAACGGATGCGACTTTCTGCGGACAGTGTGGCTGTGATCTGCGTTCAAGCGCGTCTGTGTCAGGGGAGGAGCAAGCAACTGCATCCGAGCAGGCTCTTCCTCCCACGGCGGTATCCTTTCCGGACATTCCCGCTACCGTAGCGATGCCGGCTCTCGATCCGCCTGAACCACTGGTTCAACCTGAACCAGTGGGAAGCAGTGCCGGCGTTCCAAGTACAGCAAGTTCGAGTGCGAGTGCTGCTGAGGCGGCTTCTAGCGCTAGCAACCAACCTGTTGCGCCACCAGCACCAAGCCCGATGCCGACTGCCCCCGCACCCACACCGGCTGCCGGCGGTTCTAAAACTCAACTCCAGCAGCAGACTGCTAAACTGCTGCACATCCAAACCAACACTGAGTTAGAACTTCCCCAGCAGTTATCGGTGATTCATTTGGGTAAACCCAATGAGCGGATACCACCGGATATTGATGTTTCAGGATTTCCTAATTCTGAAGTCGTTTCTCGCGTTCATGCAGATATCCGGGTTGAGGGAGATGGTTTCTACTTGGAAGATGTCGGAAGTGCAAATGGCACCTACGTTAATAACTTCCCGTTGCCGGCTGGCAATCGGCACCGCTTGCGCCCCGGCGATCGGATCGCGCTTGGTAAAGGAGATATGGTGACATTTCTGTTCCAAATTTCTTAGCCGGCACTGCTTAAATGTCGTGCTTCTCAGGTGATTTCAGAGTGCCTTTTAAATGTGTAGAAATACGCCCCCCTAAAGCAGGAAAGGCACCCTGAACAACCCTGGAGCTGTGGCAGGCTCACTGCCTGCCTTAATATCTGGTGTATTTACATCAACCGAGTTTCTCTCGTGATTACACTCATTTTGCTGCATCCATTTCAGTATGTCCCTGCTCAGAGCTGGTCTTTTGAACAGGAATCAGTTGTTCGGATCGGGCGCTCAACTGATAATCATGTGGTGCTCTATAGCGCGGTTGTCTCTCGTTACCATGTCGAATTGCGCCGGCAGAATACGACGTGGGAAATTGTTAACTTAGGCACCAATGGCACCTATCTGGAGGGTAAACCGATTACCCAAGTTCCTGTTGTGGATGGGGTGATTATTCATCTTGCTCGTTCCGGCCCTAAAATTCAAATTCGCCTCGGTAAAAAGGCTCTAGAGGAACTCAAAGCGATCTCCGCAGAAGAAACGATGGCCCAGCAAGTTAAGGATGCGTCAGTGCCTGTTGAAGCTGTCCCAGAGGAAGTAACGTTAGTTCCAGCACATCAGCAACAAAAAGAGATGCCCCCTAAAACTGAAACATTTTCACACTTGAATTAGCCCGATAGTGAATAGCGCTCATTTGAGCAACCGTGATATAACCCTTTTTGAAAAGGTCGCTTTGTTTTATTCTTAAAAAAAGATAAATTAAAGCCAATTAGTTATAAATAATCCATCAAAATAAACATGGATGACGAATTTCTTTAAGCAACTTAAATGTATCGCAGCTTGGCTTAAGGAAGCGTGATCTTGAGAATGGGGCCTTAATAGCGCTCTCTCAAGCGGCCTTCTTTTTCCCCTTAAGGGCGAGAAAAGCCTTCCTATTTTTATCCTTGCTGTAGTGGCAATGAAGGATGCTCGGAGTTTTCGGCACAATAAGTAAGTAGAGACAAAAATTTCAACCCAGGGTAGGTTCAGCAGTTTACCTGTACTGACAACTCGTTCGCTGAATTTTAAGTTTTGTATCAAACTCGGTTGAAAAGGTTGGGGAATTTTGAATTAAAGTGACAGCGGGAGGAGCGTTCCATCTGACATTTGGGCTTTTTCTGCAAACGCGCTTTCAAAACTTTGCTAACCCCTGTATGGGTGAACCGCCGGCTGAGCGCTACCAACGAACTATCACTGAGGAATTTATCCATGAGTGCAGAACAAAAGTTGACAAAGCAAACCGAGTTGCTCAATCGGCTAGTGATTGATCGCCGGACAGCAGACGAAGTCGGGCGTGTAGATCAATTGTGGCTCGTCCCTCAATCCCATTTAGTGATGGGGTTTAGTTGCAAATCAGGGTTTCTGGGCAAAAACAAACGCGCGTTTACTTGGGCGCAAATTGAGAGCATTGGGGCTGACAGCATTATGGTTAACACCAGCCCTGACGCAATTGATCCAGAAAAGTCTGATGCGATCATTTCTTTGATCAGTCATGAAGTTTGGACAGAGAGCGGCAACAAAGTAGGCAAGATCGTCGATTACTTGCTCATTCCCCAGACCGGCACTGTCGTCTATTACCTATTTAGCTCTAGCGGCTGGCGTGGGGTAATGGAAGGAATTTACCTACTGCCACCTGAAGCGGTATCCAGCGCCGGCAGCAAACGGGTGATTGTCAAAGACGATGCTGTGCTCAACCCCCATCAGTACGCGGCAGGACTGACTGAAAAAGTGGGTCAAGCAGCAGAGTATTTGCAAGAAGATTATGAAAAAACCGTGGATCACTGGGAAAATTTAAAGCGCCGGACTCAAGCCGGCACGGAAGGCGTGAAGCGCGGTGCTCAACAGCTGGCGGAGGAACTCCAAGAAAGAGCACAAGAGGTGCAAGCCCAAGTGCAAACTCGCCGGCACAACCCGTCGGAACCGGCAGCCATCGAGCCGGCTGAGGAAGTGACGATTCAGCCATCTAAGGAGCAAGACATCCTTTAAACCATTGTCAATCGTTTTCATGCCGGCACTATCGAGCGAGCGTGTGACTCATTCGCCAGTGCCGGCACTTTTTTTGCCTTCTCTGGTAATGCAGACATTTCAACCCTCCCATTTAAACCGCACTCCCAGCAGCAATTAAATTCTTGCCACCCAATAAAAAACATAAACTGCCAAAAGACCTTCTCAGCAAGAATGAATTGCCCGAATAACCAAGCTTTTTTTAAAAAAATGTTAAAACTGAGAGATATTATTAAGCTGATCCTGCTTTAACTTGCGGTGAGGCTCTCTGTAAAACACTGCCGATGCCGGCTTCTCACAGTCAGTTAAACGCTCATTCGCTAATTAATCTCTCAAACTCACAGAAATCCTAAAAAAGACACAATGACTGCAGTCGAAACCAAAAACACCGAATCAATTCAATATCCCCGCCGTACAATCGAACGGGCAGAACGAGCAATGCGTTGCTCACCCTTCCAACTACAGTTATTTGCAGCGATGCGTTCACAAAGCGTTGTTCTCAATACCATTGCCGGTGAGTCTGGTATAAAGCGGGAGTACACGCACTCGCCCCTATCTGAGTTAGCCGCTGAAAATGCCCTGCTGTGGCTGATACAAGTGGGTTTACTGCGGCGGGAAGTGGATGGGCAAGGAATTACCGACGGTTTTCGCCTAACGCCCTTAGGACGGCAGTTAGTTGAGAAATGGCAGAGTTTTGGAGGCAAGCTGCCGGCTCCGACATTCGGCGATCGCCTTTATAATGCGATGAGTCGATGGTTCCGACTTTTCTAAAGAATAAAGCATGAAAGCTCGACAGTAAAATTCTCACTGCATCTTTCCTTCTGAACCTCTGCATTGCTCACTCCTCACTCCTCACGTTTATATGAAAGCCATTATGGTAGTGGGCACGACATCCCACGCAGGAAAATCTACGATCACAACAGCCCTGTGTCGCCTTCTGTCGCGGCGGGGTTGGCGGGTAACGCCATTTAAAGGTCAAAACATGGCTTTAAATGCTTATGTGACGACGAGCGGTGGCGAGATCGGCTATGCTCAGGCGGTGCAAGCTTGGGCTGCCGGTGTCACGCCTTGGGTGGAGATGAACCCAATTTTATTGAAGCCTCAAGGCGACATGACTTCCCAAGTAATTATTAAAGGGAAATCAGTCGGGAAAGTTAGTGCGACTGATTATTACGAGCAGTATTTTGACAGAGGTTGGCAGGCAATTGAGGAATCTTTACAACAATTAGCCGGCGAATTTGACCTAATTATCTGTGAGGGAGCCGGTAGTCCGGCTGAGATTAATCTCAAGCATCGTGACTTAACAAATATGCGCGTGGCTCGTTATTTAAACGCTCCAACGCTGCTTGTTGTTGATATTGATAGAGGCGGTGCTTTTGCTCATGTTGTTGGCACGTTAGAGTTACTGGAACCAGAGGAACGCGCTTTAATTCGCGGAGTTGTGATCAATAAGTTTCGGGGACAACGATCAATCCTTGATCCGGGTATTACCTGGTTAGAAAAGCGAACCGGCATTCCTGTTTTGGGTGTTATTCCCTGGATTGACCAATTCTTCCCAGCCGAAGATTCTCTATCTTTATTAGAACGTCAGCCTCGGAAACTTAATAGCGAACTGACAATCGCAGTGATTCGCTTGCCTCGCATTTCTAATTTTACGGATTTTGACCCCCTGGAAGCCGAATCAAGTGTCACGGTGAAATATATTGGCCCTAAACAATCTTTGGGGCATCCAGATGCCGTAATTATTCCGGGTTCTAAAACAACAATTGCCGATATGCTTGTCCTGCAACAAACGGGACTCGCCCAAGAAATTAAAAATTATGTGGCAGCCGGCGGCACTGTCATGGGCATTTGCGGAGGCTATCAAATGCTGGGACAAATGTTAGCTGATCCAGAGGGAATCGAAGGTCAGGAAGGCCGGTATGAAGGGCTGGGATTGCTTCCCTTAAAAACAATGATTACTTCACAAAAAATTGCCCGTCAGCGGCACGTAACTTCTAATTTGCCTCAAGTTGGCTTACCCGTAATTGGATATGAAATTCATCAAGGTCGCACTCAAATCATAGATGATAAAATTATCAACCCGCTGTTTGATGATGTGAATTTAGGGGTTGTTGATGCTGATCGCTCGGTTTGGGGGACTTATCTACACGGTTTATTTGATAACGGCCCTTGGCGGCGGGCTTGGTTGAATCGTCTGCGCCAGCAAAGGGGTTTAAAATCTCTGCCCACCGGCATCCCTAACTACCGCGAACAACGGGAAGCTTTACTGGACTCTCTGGCAAATGTTGTGGGAGAGCATTTAGATTTAACTCCGATATTGTCTCAGTAAGCATAAAAAGTTAGGGGAAAAGAAAAATTATCCCCTTTATCAAACTTTTCTTGAGTCGAGAGAGAATAGCTAATCGTTAAATTATGAGCGTTTTAATTCGATTTTTGCCGGATAATGTAACAGTAGAAGCCGAAGTTGGAGAACCGATTTTGGATGTCGCTGAACGTGCCGGCATTTCTATCCCCACCGGCTGCCTGATGGGTTCCTGTCACGCCTGCGAAGTGGAAATTGAGGATGGGCCAACGATTTGTTCTTGCATCACCGGCGTTCCACCGGGTCGAGAAAAATTGACCATCAATCTTTATAGTGATCCAACTTGGTAGATATCATCATCAGTAGACAAGCGCACCCGTAAGACGCAGAAACGGGGAAACAGTCAGGGTTTTAATATGCAACCAGCGGCAGGAAGCAAACTTTTAATGCGGCGCAGGGATGTACTTCTGATGCCGATGGCATTGTTATTTACCCTGTTGTGCCGGCACAAAGGGCAAGCTGCTGAAGTTACCAAACTCCGAGGCTATTTCGTTTTGCCACAACTCAAAGCACAGGGGATGCTGCGCCGGCTGGGGCGTGGTGTCATCCGTAATGTGATTCCTTTAAGTAACGAGTTAGTGGTTGTGTGTGCTGCCGGCGGAGCAACACTCTTTAATATGATCAGTGGCGAGGCACTGTGGGAAATCGATTGCCCTGCAGAGTGCGGTGCTGTGAGTGCGGATGGCACGTTGCTGGCATTAGGTGGGAAGCCAGATATTTATTTATGGGATTTACGCACCGGCACACTTTTGCGGCAATTAACCGGACATACCAATGTGGTGGCTAGCCTTGCCTTCTCCTCGAATAGTAAAGTTTTGGCGTCCGGGAGTGGCGATGCCACTGTGCGACTGTGGGATGTAGCAGCCGGCACGCAATTGCAACAGTTCAAAGGACATAACGCTTCAATTAGTCGCCTCGACTTCTCCCCCGACAGCAAATTACTGGCATCTGGGAGTTGGGATGGCATTGTGCGACTGTGGGATATAAAAGCCGGCACTCAACTGCGGCAGTTTGATACAAATACAGGTGGATCGACACGCTTGGGGTGGGCAAACAGCGTCGCCTTCTCCCCAGATGGCAAGACAGTCGCATCAGCAGCTGACGATAAGAGTGTGCGAGTCTGGGATGTGGCGAGTGGCAAACAATTGCAGCAGTTCAAAGGACATACAGATTTAGTCGGTAGTCTTACCTTCTCCCCGGATGGCAAGTTAGTAGCATCAGGGAGTGGGGATAAGACGGTGCGAGTGTGGGATGTAACTGCCGGCAAACAATTGCAACAACTGACTGGACATGAGTCTGGGCTAAATAGCGTCGCCTTCTCCCCAGATGGCAAGACATTAACATCAGGAAGTGGCGATAACAGCGTGCGAGTGTGGGATGTAGCTACCGGCACCCAACTGCACCAAATTGCCGGTTATACAAATTGGGTCAATGAATTTGCCTTTTCCCGCGATGGGAAGATCCTGGTATCGGTTGATAATTTCCTGCGAGTGTGGGATGTGGCGAGTGGTAAACAACTGCGGCAGTTCCCTAAATATGAGTTTGCGTTAAGCAGCCTTGCCCTGTCGCCAGATGGCAAAACACTGGCATCGGGAAGCAGCAATGGCATGGTGGGACTGTGGGATATAAATGCCGGCACTTCACTGCGTCAGATCAGCGGACATACAGCAGCCATTAATAGCCTCGCTTTCTCCCCGGATGGCAAACTGCTGGCATCCGGAGGTGAAGATAATACCGCACGACTGTGGGATGTGGCAGCCGGCACTCAACTGCGGCTTCTCGACGGACATACGGATTTAGTCATCAGCGTTGTCTTTTCCCCGGATGGCAAGTTACTGGCATCCGGGTGTTGGGATAGCATTGTGCGACTGTGGGACGTAGCTACCGGCACTCTACTACGGCAGCTTACAGGACATTCCAATTACATCAACAGCGTTGCCTTTTCGCCCAATGGCAAGCTTTTGGCATCCGGAGGACAGGATAATACTTTGCAGTTGTGGGATGTGGCTACCGGCAACCAACTGCGGCAGATCGGCACAGATGAGTTTGCCGTGGAGAATGTTGCTTTCTCCCCAGATGGCAAGCTTTTAGCTTCTGGGAGTTGGGAGAGTGTGCGAGTGTGGGATGTGGCCAGTGGCAAACAACTGCGGCAGTTAACCGGCCATACCCAGTTGATTCATGCCGGTTTCTCACCCGACGGCAAGCTGATCGCATCGGCTGGGATGGATGGGGTGGTGCGGTTGTGGCAGGTTTAACCCAAGCTGCCGGTGTTGTTGCACCCAGATATAATTTCCCCCATC from Microcoleus sp. FACHB-68 includes:
- the pgl gene encoding 6-phosphogluconolactonase — translated: MQKKVEVLTDRGALIQRALEVVLDKMQAAISERNRFTIALAGGGTPKPLYEAIAAQPLPWEKIHVFWGDERYVPPDDSDSNQRMARLAWLDKVPIPAGNIHPIPTGAADPAADAQKHDAELQEFFGVPTGGFASFDLILLGIGDDAHTASLFPHTDALQVRDRMVTVGNKDGQPRITFTVPLINHARCVMFLITGAGKQPALAQIFASTADDMTYPARLIQPTGELWWLLDEPAGRELKQEY
- a CDS encoding FHA domain-containing protein, which codes for MIVCPNCNHQNPDGANQCEACYTPLPAMSSCPNCGSSVQTDATFCGQCGCDLRSSASVSGEEQATASEQALPPTAVSFPDIPATVAMPALDPPEPLVQPEPVGSSAGVPSTASSSASAAEAASSASNQPVAPPAPSPMPTAPAPTPAAGGSKTQLQQQTAKLLHIQTNTELELPQQLSVIHLGKPNERIPPDIDVSGFPNSEVVSRVHADIRVEGDGFYLEDVGSANGTYVNNFPLPAGNRHRLRPGDRIALGKGDMVTFLFQIS
- a CDS encoding FHA domain-containing protein — protein: MITLILLHPFQYVPAQSWSFEQESVVRIGRSTDNHVVLYSAVVSRYHVELRRQNTTWEIVNLGTNGTYLEGKPITQVPVVDGVIIHLARSGPKIQIRLGKKALEELKAISAEETMAQQVKDASVPVEAVPEEVTLVPAHQQQKEMPPKTETFSHLN
- a CDS encoding PRC-barrel domain-containing protein, translated to MSAEQKLTKQTELLNRLVIDRRTADEVGRVDQLWLVPQSHLVMGFSCKSGFLGKNKRAFTWAQIESIGADSIMVNTSPDAIDPEKSDAIISLISHEVWTESGNKVGKIVDYLLIPQTGTVVYYLFSSSGWRGVMEGIYLLPPEAVSSAGSKRVIVKDDAVLNPHQYAAGLTEKVGQAAEYLQEDYEKTVDHWENLKRRTQAGTEGVKRGAQQLAEELQERAQEVQAQVQTRRHNPSEPAAIEPAEEVTIQPSKEQDIL
- a CDS encoding Npun_F0494 family protein; this translates as MTAVETKNTESIQYPRRTIERAERAMRCSPFQLQLFAAMRSQSVVLNTIAGESGIKREYTHSPLSELAAENALLWLIQVGLLRREVDGQGITDGFRLTPLGRQLVEKWQSFGGKLPAPTFGDRLYNAMSRWFRLF
- the cobQ gene encoding cobyric acid synthase CobQ, giving the protein MKAIMVVGTTSHAGKSTITTALCRLLSRRGWRVTPFKGQNMALNAYVTTSGGEIGYAQAVQAWAAGVTPWVEMNPILLKPQGDMTSQVIIKGKSVGKVSATDYYEQYFDRGWQAIEESLQQLAGEFDLIICEGAGSPAEINLKHRDLTNMRVARYLNAPTLLVVDIDRGGAFAHVVGTLELLEPEERALIRGVVINKFRGQRSILDPGITWLEKRTGIPVLGVIPWIDQFFPAEDSLSLLERQPRKLNSELTIAVIRLPRISNFTDFDPLEAESSVTVKYIGPKQSLGHPDAVIIPGSKTTIADMLVLQQTGLAQEIKNYVAAGGTVMGICGGYQMLGQMLADPEGIEGQEGRYEGLGLLPLKTMITSQKIARQRHVTSNLPQVGLPVIGYEIHQGRTQIIDDKIINPLFDDVNLGVVDADRSVWGTYLHGLFDNGPWRRAWLNRLRQQRGLKSLPTGIPNYREQREALLDSLANVVGEHLDLTPILSQ
- a CDS encoding 2Fe-2S iron-sulfur cluster-binding protein — translated: MSVLIRFLPDNVTVEAEVGEPILDVAERAGISIPTGCLMGSCHACEVEIEDGPTICSCITGVPPGREKLTINLYSDPTW
- a CDS encoding WD40 repeat domain-containing protein: MQPAAGSKLLMRRRDVLLMPMALLFTLLCRHKGQAAEVTKLRGYFVLPQLKAQGMLRRLGRGVIRNVIPLSNELVVVCAAGGATLFNMISGEALWEIDCPAECGAVSADGTLLALGGKPDIYLWDLRTGTLLRQLTGHTNVVASLAFSSNSKVLASGSGDATVRLWDVAAGTQLQQFKGHNASISRLDFSPDSKLLASGSWDGIVRLWDIKAGTQLRQFDTNTGGSTRLGWANSVAFSPDGKTVASAADDKSVRVWDVASGKQLQQFKGHTDLVGSLTFSPDGKLVASGSGDKTVRVWDVTAGKQLQQLTGHESGLNSVAFSPDGKTLTSGSGDNSVRVWDVATGTQLHQIAGYTNWVNEFAFSRDGKILVSVDNFLRVWDVASGKQLRQFPKYEFALSSLALSPDGKTLASGSSNGMVGLWDINAGTSLRQISGHTAAINSLAFSPDGKLLASGGEDNTARLWDVAAGTQLRLLDGHTDLVISVVFSPDGKLLASGCWDSIVRLWDVATGTLLRQLTGHSNYINSVAFSPNGKLLASGGQDNTLQLWDVATGNQLRQIGTDEFAVENVAFSPDGKLLASGSWESVRVWDVASGKQLRQLTGHTQLIHAGFSPDGKLIASAGMDGVVRLWQV